In the genome of Pelobacter seleniigenes DSM 18267, one region contains:
- a CDS encoding ABC transporter ATP-binding protein, which translates to MPALLEISDLRKSYGDLNAVDGISLSVEKGECFGLLGPNGAGKTTSIRMIYGFTPRDSGTLKLFGLDMDSHLREIKSRIGICQQEDSLDPDLNLRNNLVGFARFFSIPRREAEQRADELLHFFSLENRANDDVRVLSGGLKRRLMLARALINNPELIILDEPTTGLDPQSRQLLWDKLAALKQQGLSILLTTHYMEEAERLCDRLVIVDHGKILIEGPPRELIRREIGREVLEIADPDDRIREFLQQHQVRLEDLGERLLVYLDNGDELFLQLTRDIRAEGCTLRPASLEDLFLKLTGRELRE; encoded by the coding sequence ATGCCAGCTCTGCTTGAAATTTCCGATTTACGCAAAAGTTATGGTGATCTGAACGCCGTCGACGGGATCAGCCTCAGTGTCGAAAAAGGGGAATGTTTCGGCCTGCTCGGCCCCAACGGCGCCGGCAAGACCACCTCGATCCGGATGATTTACGGCTTCACCCCGCGCGACAGTGGCACCTTGAAGCTGTTCGGTCTCGATATGGACAGCCACCTCCGCGAGATCAAATCCCGCATCGGCATCTGCCAGCAGGAAGACTCCCTCGACCCGGATCTGAACCTGCGCAACAACCTGGTCGGATTTGCTCGGTTCTTCTCCATCCCCAGACGGGAAGCGGAACAGCGTGCCGACGAACTGCTACACTTTTTCTCCCTGGAAAACCGGGCCAACGACGATGTCCGGGTCCTCTCCGGCGGGCTTAAGCGCAGGCTGATGCTGGCCCGCGCGCTGATTAACAATCCGGAGCTGATCATCCTGGACGAGCCGACCACCGGGCTCGATCCGCAGAGCCGTCAGTTGCTCTGGGACAAGCTGGCCGCCCTCAAACAGCAGGGGCTGAGCATCCTGCTCACTACCCATTACATGGAAGAAGCCGAACGCCTCTGCGACCGGCTGGTGATTGTCGACCATGGCAAAATCCTCATCGAAGGCCCGCCACGCGAACTGATCCGCCGCGAAATCGGCCGCGAGGTGCTGGAGATTGCCGACCCCGACGACCGCATTCGCGAATTCCTGCAGCAACATCAGGTCCGGCTGGAAGACCTTGGCGAGCGCCTGCTGGTCTACCTGGACAACGGCGACGAGCTGTTTTTACAACTGACCCGGGACATCCGTGCCGAAGGCTGTACCCTGCGGCCGGCCTCGCTGGAAGATCTGTTCCTTAAATTGACCGGACGGGAGCTACGCGAATGA
- a CDS encoding ABC transporter permease — MTCPRPSQFSRRTLRVWQRNFDVYKKNWKVSFIPPLFEPVFYILAFGVGLSVMVGDFEVQGRTIGYTNFIAPALMAVAIMYNAFFETTYNSFVRMYYQKTFDALLATPLNLEEIILGEILWAATKALIAVFLMGLMLSLFGLLSYPGALLLLPLAALGGLFFAALGMVCTAVIPTIDMFNLPIFLGITPMFLFSGTFFPLQNLPGWAQFIAQFLPLTHLVALARGCALQLWSVGLWGSLLYLTVATTILVPLAIALMVRRIIK, encoded by the coding sequence ATGACCTGCCCCAGACCTTCTCAATTCAGCCGCCGCACCCTGCGGGTCTGGCAGCGCAACTTCGACGTCTACAAAAAGAACTGGAAAGTCTCTTTTATCCCGCCACTGTTCGAGCCGGTTTTCTACATCCTCGCCTTCGGCGTCGGCCTGTCGGTCATGGTCGGCGACTTCGAGGTTCAGGGCCGGACCATCGGCTATACCAACTTTATCGCCCCGGCGTTGATGGCCGTGGCGATCATGTACAATGCCTTTTTCGAGACCACCTACAACAGCTTCGTGCGGATGTACTATCAGAAGACCTTCGATGCGTTACTGGCCACCCCCCTCAACCTGGAAGAGATCATCCTCGGTGAAATTCTCTGGGCGGCGACCAAAGCGCTGATCGCGGTCTTCCTGATGGGGCTCATGCTCTCCCTGTTCGGCCTGCTGAGCTATCCCGGAGCGCTGCTGCTGCTCCCCCTGGCCGCCCTCGGCGGACTGTTTTTTGCCGCCCTCGGCATGGTTTGCACCGCAGTGATCCCCACTATCGACATGTTCAACCTGCCGATCTTTCTGGGGATCACCCCGATGTTCCTGTTCAGCGGCACCTTTTTCCCGCTCCAGAACCTGCCCGGCTGGGCCCAGTTCATCGCCCAGTTCCTGCCCCTCACCCACCTGGTGGCCCTGGCGCGCGGTTGCGCCCTGCAACTCTGGTCAGTCGGCCTGTGGGGTAGCCTGCTCTACCTGACCGTGGCCACGACGATTCTGGTGCCACTGGCTATTGCATTGATGGTGCGGAGAATTATCAAGTAA
- a CDS encoding multiheme c-type cytochrome yields MKCRLWAVGLAVIGVVFCMSPVLAKEAADQYLDLGQKKLELSRGLTKEAAACVECHSKKTPGVVESWKLGKMGHASVSCYDCHVVDKSSPMASQCEGTKGTNTYISPMVSSGVCARCHPTEVDQFLKSGHAMLASKAVVDNKGMDKLIHHFEGGEFIGIDRNDPQNRASKEAGCQMCHGGKVELGVDHKPINGTWPAGVGTRYPDGSVGNCTVCHTRHQFSVAEARKPDACASCHLGPDHPNIEIYMESKHGQIYQAQGEDWEWDSAPDAWEPGDYTAPTCATCHMSGIGELATTHNINERLKYDLVHKRSVVRSGERGDGEKGELLMKKVCANCHGSTHVEGQRDMLDNTVNLYNSYWGKIVAMKKDLKEKNLLKDDPWKDGFQELEYYFWHHAGRRARHGTAMNGPDYTHWHGFFQLFQIYKDIEDIYNMRIKTGKIEEISTVMSTGPI; encoded by the coding sequence ATGAAATGTCGTTTATGGGCGGTCGGCCTGGCCGTGATCGGGGTGGTTTTCTGCATGTCGCCGGTCCTGGCGAAAGAAGCAGCGGACCAGTACCTGGACCTGGGGCAGAAAAAACTGGAATTATCCCGCGGCCTGACCAAGGAAGCCGCAGCCTGTGTCGAATGTCACTCCAAGAAGACGCCGGGCGTGGTGGAATCCTGGAAACTGGGCAAAATGGGGCATGCTTCGGTGTCCTGCTACGATTGTCACGTGGTTGATAAATCTTCACCCATGGCATCCCAGTGCGAAGGGACCAAAGGGACCAACACCTATATTTCACCGATGGTTTCCAGTGGCGTCTGCGCCCGCTGTCACCCGACCGAGGTCGATCAGTTCCTCAAGAGCGGGCACGCCATGCTGGCCAGCAAAGCCGTGGTTGACAACAAGGGGATGGATAAGCTGATCCATCATTTTGAGGGCGGCGAGTTCATCGGTATCGACCGGAACGACCCGCAGAACCGCGCCAGCAAGGAGGCCGGTTGTCAGATGTGTCACGGCGGCAAAGTCGAACTCGGTGTCGATCACAAGCCGATCAACGGGACCTGGCCGGCCGGCGTCGGGACCCGCTACCCTGACGGCTCGGTCGGGAACTGTACGGTCTGTCATACCCGCCATCAGTTCTCGGTGGCCGAAGCCCGCAAGCCCGATGCCTGTGCCAGCTGTCACCTGGGACCGGACCATCCGAACATCGAAATCTATATGGAAAGCAAACACGGTCAGATCTACCAGGCGCAAGGGGAAGACTGGGAATGGGACAGCGCACCGGATGCCTGGGAGCCGGGTGACTATACCGCCCCGACCTGTGCAACCTGTCATATGAGTGGCATCGGCGAACTGGCCACCACGCACAATATCAATGAGCGGCTCAAGTACGACCTGGTGCACAAGCGTAGCGTGGTGCGTTCCGGCGAGCGGGGCGACGGGGAGAAAGGCGAGCTGCTGATGAAGAAGGTCTGCGCCAACTGCCATGGTTCCACCCATGTCGAAGGCCAGCGCGATATGCTCGACAATACCGTGAACCTGTACAATTCCTACTGGGGCAAGATCGTCGCCATGAAGAAGGACCTCAAGGAGAAGAATCTGCTCAAGGATGATCCGTGGAAGGATGGCTTCCAGGAGCTGGAGTACTACTTCTGGCACCATGCCGGGCGGCGCGCCCGTCACGGCACGGCAATGAACGGTCCCGACTATACGCACTGGCACGGCTTCTTCCAGCTGTTCCAGATTTACAAGGATATCGAGGATATCTACAACATGCGGATCAAGACCGGCAAGATCGAAGAAATCAGCACGGTCATGAGCACCGGTCCGATTTAA
- a CDS encoding BatD family protein: MVKRILSFILIGLLLAATPLWAAQVTAVADRDRIGEGDSLHLELRVQGKPAADPDLSVLEQDWDILNRSRNSQVQIVNGDFTRSLVISLTLMPKRSGEMTIPAVCFGSDCSLPLPIQVSTQPLATSAGDELLLEADVEPKQVLVGQQVVLTIRVLHRGTLTAASLNNVQPQGVPADIQALGEDRNFETKRDGYRYQGIERRYALFPQQAGELLLPRLTLQAQVASANGFGAFGTSTRDLRRFSPALTVQVAAQPGTGNGRLWLPATAVTLTDSWQQQPPQFRVGEPVTRTLTLQVTGLPAAHLPDLKLPLPTGWKSYPDQPVRNDSDASSGVVGTLEQKIAVVPTAAGTLQLPGFDLDWYDVNSGQWRVAKVAPLSVTVAPAAPGSISQPPPSVAPPAPAPAQSAPPESAPAPVSQPKTAAQASPTHGISPWLWVSCGLAIGWLLTLLCWWQQRRRQPQGRVDSIIEESLDVREKDAFKQLLAAARSNDPAATRQALVTWGRSLWPEAGSNLEQLALLLDEPLQILIENLSRELYSKTAGAWQGEDLVRELQRWRGQKREKGRPVELPPLYPSGK, encoded by the coding sequence ATGGTAAAAAGGATTCTTAGTTTTATTCTGATTGGCCTGTTGCTGGCAGCGACACCGCTCTGGGCCGCCCAGGTCACGGCGGTTGCCGACCGTGACCGGATCGGCGAAGGGGACAGTCTGCATCTGGAATTGCGGGTGCAGGGCAAGCCCGCTGCCGACCCGGACCTGAGCGTGCTTGAGCAGGATTGGGACATTCTCAATCGTTCCCGCAACAGCCAGGTCCAGATCGTCAATGGGGATTTTACCCGTTCGCTGGTGATCAGCCTGACCCTGATGCCGAAACGCAGCGGCGAAATGACCATTCCAGCGGTCTGCTTCGGGTCCGACTGTTCCTTGCCCTTGCCGATCCAGGTGTCGACCCAGCCGCTGGCGACCAGCGCCGGGGACGAACTGCTGCTGGAAGCGGACGTTGAGCCCAAACAGGTGTTGGTCGGTCAGCAGGTCGTGTTGACCATCCGGGTTCTGCACCGAGGCACGCTGACCGCAGCCAGCCTCAATAATGTGCAACCGCAAGGGGTGCCGGCCGATATTCAGGCGTTGGGCGAGGACCGCAACTTTGAAACTAAACGGGACGGTTACCGTTACCAGGGGATCGAGCGCCGCTATGCCCTGTTCCCGCAACAGGCCGGAGAGCTGCTCTTGCCGCGCCTGACCTTGCAGGCCCAAGTGGCCAGCGCGAATGGCTTTGGTGCATTCGGCACCTCAACCAGGGACCTGCGCAGGTTCTCCCCGGCCTTGACCGTGCAGGTAGCGGCACAACCGGGGACCGGCAATGGCCGCCTGTGGTTACCGGCTACGGCTGTGACCCTGACCGACAGCTGGCAGCAACAGCCGCCGCAATTTCGGGTCGGTGAGCCAGTGACCCGCACCCTGACCCTCCAGGTCACCGGACTGCCGGCCGCCCACCTGCCTGATCTCAAGTTACCGTTGCCGACCGGCTGGAAGAGCTATCCGGATCAGCCCGTTCGCAACGATAGCGACGCCAGCAGCGGCGTGGTCGGGACCCTCGAGCAGAAGATCGCCGTGGTGCCGACCGCTGCCGGGACACTGCAACTGCCCGGCTTCGATCTCGATTGGTACGACGTCAACAGCGGGCAATGGCGGGTCGCCAAAGTCGCTCCCCTCAGCGTGACTGTTGCCCCGGCTGCTCCCGGCAGCATCAGCCAGCCGCCGCCGTCCGTGGCGCCACCTGCCCCCGCACCGGCCCAATCGGCGCCCCCGGAATCTGCCCCGGCTCCTGTGTCGCAGCCGAAAACTGCAGCGCAGGCTTCACCGACTCACGGGATCTCCCCCTGGTTGTGGGTGAGTTGCGGCCTGGCCATCGGCTGGTTGTTGACCCTGCTGTGCTGGTGGCAGCAGCGCCGCAGGCAACCGCAGGGCAGGGTTGACTCGATTATCGAAGAGTCGCTTGACGTGCGGGAAAAGGATGCTTTTAAGCAACTGCTGGCCGCCGCCCGAAGCAATGATCCGGCTGCCACCCGCCAGGCCCTGGTTACCTGGGGGAGGAGTCTTTGGCCGGAGGCGGGCAGCAATTTAGAGCAACTTGCGTTGCTGCTGGACGAGCCCTTGCAGATCTTAATTGAAAACTTGAGCAGGGAGCTCTACAGCAAGACAGCAGGTGCTTGGCAGGGGGAAGATCTGGTGCGCGAGCTGCAACGCTGGCGGGGGCAAAAAAGGGAAAAAGGGAGGCCTGTCGAATTGCCGCCGCTTTATCCGTCCGGGAAGTAA
- a CDS encoding cytochrome c3 family protein translates to MSETPGSRKSRWSSAWLWGVLVGVAGVLVAVLASGYMIDATNTDKFCGSCHMMEPFKQSWQASVHGGMNPKGFAAQCVDCHLPHGSFVDYLTTKARTGIYDAVQSVRIDAAAFDWKGNAERHRLEFTFDNACHRCHKNLLPPGLPRGGFLAHRDYLNGFTDKRCTECHAHVGHKDIWQTVNAHYQNAKN, encoded by the coding sequence ATGAGTGAGACTCCCGGGTCGCGTAAATCACGTTGGTCGAGTGCCTGGTTATGGGGGGTACTGGTCGGTGTTGCCGGTGTGCTGGTGGCGGTGTTGGCCTCGGGCTACATGATCGATGCCACCAATACCGATAAATTCTGCGGCTCCTGTCACATGATGGAACCGTTCAAGCAGTCATGGCAGGCGTCTGTGCATGGCGGCATGAACCCGAAGGGGTTTGCCGCCCAGTGTGTCGATTGCCATCTGCCCCATGGCAGTTTTGTCGATTACCTGACCACCAAGGCCAGAACCGGGATCTACGATGCCGTCCAGTCGGTGCGTATCGATGCGGCGGCCTTTGACTGGAAGGGGAACGCGGAACGGCACCGCCTGGAATTCACCTTTGATAACGCCTGCCACCGCTGTCATAAGAATCTGCTGCCGCCCGGACTGCCACGCGGCGGGTTCCTGGCTCACCGGGATTATCTGAACGGCTTTACCGATAAACGCTGTACCGAGTGTCATGCCCATGTCGGGCATAAAGATATCTGGCAAACAGTCAACGCACATTATCAGAACGCAAAGAACTGA
- a CDS encoding sigma-54-dependent transcriptional regulator, with the protein MSVRIMIAEDEEIMRITVADHLRSEGWQVDEVSGGNEALALLQKQSYDIIVSDIRMPGMDGEKLLAAVKQQSPATEVIMMTAHGSTDHAVACLKQGAADYILKPFDLDDLSCRIQRIVRIQEIKARCVSLESNGGQRQPLLGSSTPMQQMLNLISQVSQTDSTVLIQGESGTGKELVAAAIHYESSRANKPYVRVNCAAIPAGLLESELFGHEKGAFTGADQASPGKFELADQGTILLDEIGDMPIELQVKLLRVLQEQEIERVGGKQPRRINVRVLCASAKNLAGLVKEGRFREDLYYRLQVIPIMVPPLRERKEDIPELSSYFLHKFGRERGLDFTLTGEAAAALDSYDYPGNVRELRNLLERITVLAPAPRIQLWDLPLELRGLSADRHEEVEINLAAAVASAEKRCILKALQTSGGNKTGAAEILGISRKNLWEKMKQYNL; encoded by the coding sequence ATGAGCGTGCGGATCATGATTGCCGAAGATGAAGAGATCATGCGGATCACTGTGGCAGATCACCTGCGCAGCGAAGGCTGGCAGGTTGACGAAGTCAGCGGCGGCAACGAGGCCTTGGCCCTGCTGCAGAAACAGAGCTACGACATCATCGTCTCGGATATCCGCATGCCGGGGATGGACGGGGAAAAATTACTGGCCGCAGTCAAACAGCAAAGTCCGGCCACCGAAGTCATCATGATGACCGCCCACGGCAGCACCGACCACGCGGTTGCCTGCCTCAAGCAGGGCGCCGCGGATTACATCCTCAAGCCTTTTGACCTCGATGATCTGAGCTGCCGGATTCAGCGCATCGTCCGGATCCAGGAGATCAAAGCCCGCTGCGTCTCCCTGGAAAGCAATGGCGGCCAGCGCCAGCCGCTGCTCGGTTCCAGCACTCCCATGCAGCAAATGCTCAACCTGATCAGCCAGGTGTCCCAGACCGACTCGACGGTCCTGATCCAGGGGGAAAGCGGCACCGGTAAAGAGCTGGTCGCCGCCGCCATCCACTATGAAAGCAGTCGTGCCAACAAACCCTATGTCCGCGTCAACTGCGCCGCGATCCCGGCCGGGCTGCTCGAATCGGAACTGTTCGGTCACGAAAAAGGCGCTTTCACTGGGGCCGATCAAGCCTCACCCGGCAAATTTGAACTCGCCGATCAGGGCACCATCCTCCTCGACGAAATCGGCGACATGCCCATCGAGCTTCAGGTCAAGCTGCTGCGCGTCCTGCAGGAGCAGGAGATTGAGCGGGTCGGCGGCAAGCAGCCGCGCCGGATCAACGTCCGGGTCCTCTGCGCCTCGGCCAAAAACCTGGCCGGGCTGGTCAAGGAGGGGCGTTTCCGCGAAGATCTCTATTACCGACTTCAGGTGATCCCGATCATGGTCCCGCCGCTACGCGAGCGCAAGGAGGATATCCCCGAGCTGAGCAGCTATTTTCTGCACAAATTCGGCAGGGAACGCGGCCTGGACTTTACCCTGACCGGGGAAGCTGCCGCGGCCCTGGACAGTTACGACTATCCAGGCAATGTCCGCGAGCTGCGCAACCTGCTGGAGCGGATCACGGTGCTGGCTCCGGCCCCCAGGATTCAACTCTGGGATTTACCCCTGGAACTCCGCGGGCTTAGTGCAGACCGGCACGAGGAAGTTGAAATCAATCTGGCTGCAGCGGTTGCAAGCGCCGAAAAAAGGTGTATCCTCAAAGCGCTGCAAACCTCCGGCGGCAACAAGACCGGAGCCGCCGAAATCCTCGGCATAAGCCGCAAAAACCTCTGGGAAAAAATGAAACAATATAACCTTTGA
- a CDS encoding sensor histidine kinase: protein MQLKTKFILLIGLIVCLSYGVTFYRTASFQEELVVEQATRQAKMLFHQIRLTRQWIADHNGLFLVKEPGVEANPFLDQGEIQDAQGNWLVKRNPAMVTRELSLYAAKEGMGQFNVTSLRPVNPDNAPDDFERRTLKEFEQGKTEAVEIEKVAGNYRLRYMAPLLVDQRCLACHGRQGYQLGDIRGGMNVTVPMDWAFAEIHANNRLLLNIALATIVLVSLSIFVLFNSLVGRRLQRLAAAMDNYPAQPFQPPAQALEKNDEIGMLDKRFLQLCRRLEASQQELDKTREQVFQNEKLAALGRLVAGISHEINNPLGGMQNCLQMIRKNPDQAELHQRYLTLLGQGVDRIKGTVQQLLNIGRKEPLEIRSDDIDRVIRDCVELTCMGHKNIAVHLDLNIASPVTTGIEALRQVVLNLAGNAVQAIGRQQGEIRVVSRLEKNLLRLEIADSGPGIPIEHRAKIFEPFFTTKEVGEGTGLGLSVSHSLVKQLGGELSLAEDSASGASFSIVIPLKPVKEQ from the coding sequence ATGCAGTTGAAAACCAAGTTCATTCTTTTGATCGGCCTGATCGTCTGTCTCTCCTATGGGGTGACCTTCTACCGCACTGCCAGCTTCCAGGAAGAGCTGGTGGTGGAACAGGCGACCCGGCAGGCCAAGATGCTTTTTCATCAGATTCGCCTGACCCGGCAGTGGATCGCGGACCACAACGGTCTGTTCCTGGTCAAGGAGCCCGGGGTCGAGGCCAACCCATTTCTGGATCAGGGGGAGATTCAGGACGCGCAGGGGAACTGGCTGGTTAAACGCAATCCCGCCATGGTCACCCGTGAACTGTCCCTGTATGCCGCCAAAGAAGGAATGGGGCAGTTCAATGTCACCAGCCTGCGCCCGGTCAATCCGGATAACGCCCCGGACGACTTTGAGCGGCGCACCCTCAAGGAATTCGAACAGGGCAAGACCGAGGCCGTTGAGATTGAAAAGGTTGCCGGCAACTACCGCCTGCGCTACATGGCGCCACTGCTGGTGGACCAACGCTGTTTGGCCTGCCATGGCCGCCAGGGCTATCAGCTTGGCGACATCCGTGGCGGCATGAACGTCACTGTCCCCATGGACTGGGCCTTCGCTGAAATCCACGCCAATAACCGACTGCTGCTCAATATTGCCCTGGCCACCATCGTGCTGGTCTCCTTAAGCATCTTTGTCCTCTTCAACAGCCTGGTCGGCAGACGCCTGCAGCGCCTGGCCGCGGCCATGGACAACTACCCGGCGCAACCCTTCCAGCCACCGGCCCAGGCCCTGGAAAAGAACGATGAAATCGGCATGCTGGACAAGCGCTTCCTACAGCTCTGTCGACGTCTGGAAGCCTCGCAACAGGAGCTCGACAAAACCCGGGAACAGGTCTTTCAAAATGAAAAGCTGGCGGCGCTGGGTCGACTGGTCGCGGGGATCTCCCACGAAATCAACAATCCGTTGGGCGGCATGCAAAACTGCCTGCAGATGATCCGCAAGAATCCGGATCAGGCCGAACTGCACCAGCGCTATCTGACCCTGCTCGGCCAAGGGGTCGACCGGATCAAAGGGACCGTCCAACAGCTCCTTAACATCGGTCGCAAAGAACCTCTGGAAATCCGCAGTGACGATATCGACCGGGTCATTCGCGACTGTGTCGAGTTGACCTGCATGGGGCACAAGAACATCGCGGTCCACCTGGATCTGAATATCGCCAGCCCGGTCACCACCGGCATCGAAGCTCTGCGCCAGGTGGTTCTTAATCTGGCCGGCAACGCGGTCCAGGCCATTGGTCGTCAACAGGGGGAAATTCGTGTTGTCAGCCGTCTGGAGAAGAACCTGCTGCGGCTGGAGATTGCCGATAGCGGACCGGGGATCCCGATTGAGCATCGGGCCAAGATCTTTGAACCATTCTTCACCACCAAGGAGGTCGGCGAAGGAACCGGATTGGGGCTGTCGGTTTCCCATTCCCTGGTCAAGCAGCTTGGCGGCGAGCTCAGCCTGGCGGAGGATTCTGCCAGCGGAGCCAGCTTCAGCATCGTCATTCCCCTTAAGCCTGTAAAGGAGCAATAA
- the poxB gene encoding ubiquinone-dependent pyruvate dehydrogenase → MSETIAMYMARLLVEAGVKRIWGITGDSLNGLNDSLTRLNRIKWIGTRHEETAAFAAGADAAITGKLAVCAGSCGPGNLHLINGLFDCQRSHVPVLAIASHIPSNEIGSNYFQETHPQELFKECSVYCEMISNPAQLPYVLHTAMRQAILKKGVAVVVISGDTMLRPMPEGVPVKWQTPQAPVVMPPQQSLEQLAAQLNVVGRVTLLCGAGCQNAMPQVLELAERLKAPIVHALRGKEWVEPNNPYDVGMTGLIGFASGYHAMRETELLLVLGSAFPYREFYPDNAKIVQIDVNSEALGVHAQIDTGLIGDIKSTLEQLLPLLKEQSDRSFLDKALGHYRESRKGLDALASGKSSQDIIHPQYLTRLLSEKAADDAIFTCDVGTPTVWAARYVEMTGKRRLLGSFNHGSMANAMPQAIGAQAVDPGRQVIALCGDGGFSMLMGDILAVRQHRLPIKIVVYNNRSLGFVAMEMKAGGYLNDNTELENPDFSAIAQAMGIKSMRIDDPKDLEAAIEEFLAWEGPALLDVSTAKQELSMPPKISMSHAKGFGLYMLRAIINGKGDEIVELAKENILR, encoded by the coding sequence ATGAGCGAAACAATTGCAATGTATATGGCACGGTTACTGGTCGAAGCCGGGGTCAAACGGATCTGGGGAATTACCGGAGACTCTTTGAACGGTTTGAACGACAGCCTGACCAGGCTTAACCGGATCAAATGGATCGGGACCCGTCATGAAGAAACCGCCGCCTTCGCCGCTGGTGCTGACGCGGCCATAACCGGTAAATTGGCGGTTTGCGCAGGTTCGTGCGGGCCAGGAAACCTGCACCTGATCAACGGGTTGTTCGATTGTCAGCGGAGTCATGTCCCGGTATTGGCCATTGCCAGCCATATTCCTTCCAACGAAATCGGCAGCAACTATTTTCAGGAAACCCATCCTCAGGAACTGTTCAAAGAATGCAGCGTCTATTGCGAGATGATCTCCAACCCGGCACAGCTGCCTTATGTTCTGCATACCGCCATGCGCCAGGCGATCCTGAAAAAAGGGGTGGCGGTGGTCGTGATTTCCGGCGATACGATGCTCAGGCCGATGCCGGAAGGGGTGCCGGTCAAGTGGCAGACGCCTCAGGCGCCTGTGGTCATGCCGCCGCAACAGTCCCTGGAGCAGTTGGCCGCTCAGCTCAATGTTGTCGGGCGTGTCACTCTGCTTTGCGGCGCCGGCTGCCAGAATGCCATGCCCCAGGTTCTGGAACTGGCCGAACGCCTCAAAGCTCCCATTGTCCACGCTTTGCGGGGCAAGGAGTGGGTCGAACCAAACAATCCTTATGATGTCGGGATGACCGGACTGATCGGTTTTGCTTCTGGATACCATGCCATGCGGGAAACCGAACTGTTGCTGGTGTTGGGATCGGCTTTTCCCTATCGAGAGTTTTATCCCGATAATGCCAAAATCGTCCAGATCGATGTCAACTCCGAGGCTCTTGGGGTCCATGCCCAGATCGACACCGGTTTGATTGGAGACATCAAAAGCACCCTTGAGCAATTGTTGCCGCTGCTGAAAGAACAATCCGACCGCAGTTTTCTGGATAAGGCTCTTGGGCATTACCGTGAATCACGCAAAGGGCTTGATGCTCTGGCCAGCGGCAAGTCATCACAGGACATTATCCATCCGCAATATCTGACCCGTTTGCTGAGCGAGAAAGCGGCTGATGATGCGATATTTACTTGCGATGTCGGGACTCCGACGGTGTGGGCGGCCCGTTATGTCGAAATGACCGGAAAGCGGCGTTTGCTGGGATCATTCAACCATGGTTCCATGGCGAACGCCATGCCCCAGGCGATCGGTGCGCAGGCGGTCGATCCCGGGCGACAGGTGATCGCTCTGTGCGGTGACGGCGGTTTTTCGATGCTAATGGGGGATATCCTGGCGGTTCGCCAGCATCGTCTGCCGATCAAAATTGTTGTTTACAACAACCGGTCTCTGGGGTTTGTCGCCATGGAGATGAAGGCCGGCGGCTACCTGAACGACAACACTGAACTGGAAAATCCCGATTTTTCTGCTATTGCGCAAGCGATGGGAATCAAATCAATGCGGATTGACGACCCGAAAGACCTGGAAGCGGCCATCGAGGAGTTTCTTGCCTGGGAAGGTCCCGCCCTACTTGATGTTTCCACCGCCAAGCAGGAATTGAGTATGCCACCTAAAATCAGCATGTCCCACGCCAAAGGGTTCGGGTTGTATATGCTGCGGGCAATCATCAACGGTAAAGGGGACGAGATCGTCGAACTGGCCAAGGAAAATATTCTGCGCTGA